DNA from Pirellulales bacterium:
GATGGCCCCCTTCGAACGCCCCCTGGGCGCGTCGCTGCTGGTCGATCGCCTGATCTCGGGGGGCATTCTCGGCACGGTGCTGCCGATTCTCGATAGCATCGCCTGCGAGGAGGCCACCATGCTCGGGCAGTGCGTCGACTTGTGCGCCTGAATCAGGCCGCGTCGGTGGCGTCCTGCCTGCGCAACACGACGATCCACGACAGCCCCTTCCAGGGCAGGAGCCGATCGATGCGTCGCACGAGCCAGACGAGCGAGTCGTAGAGCTTCAACTGCACGCGACTGAACCGCTGCCGTTTGAGCAGCCGCGCGTTGAGCGCCCAACCGGGCACGCCGGCACGGTTGAAGTCGACGATCTTCTCGACGGCAAAGCCCGTCGCCGTCGCCAATGCGAGCAACTCCTCGCGCTCGTAGCGCCGCCGGTGTCCCAGGACTTCATCGAGCGAACCGAACAACCACCTGCCGCGCGGGACGACGAGCAAGGCGCGTCCGCCGTCGGCCAGAGTCAAACGCAGGTTGTCGAGCGCCTGGCGATCGTCGTCCATGTGTTCGAGATGATGTACGGCAATCACGGTATCGAACTGCCCGGCGCAGGCGGCGAAATCGTCGCGCACGCGGGGATCGAGCGAGCGGACCTCGACGTGAGGATGCCGCGCAAAGCGATTGCCGAGATAGCGCAGCGGCAGCGATTCGGCCTCGGCCGCCACGTACTGCTCGCGGGGCAGCAGCCGTAGCATGAGGCTGCCCAGGCTGGCGCCGATTTCGAGCACATGCTGGCCGACGTGGGGGCGCAGCGCGTCGGCCATCCAGCGATAGTAGCGATGCGTGGTCGTCAGGCGGTGCAACTCGGCCTGGCCGTACTCGTCGGTGTAGAGGTCGTCGATGATCCAGAACCGCAATAGCGTGGCGATCGCTTTCACGCCGTCCCAGGCGGTGATCTTCTTACCCTCGGCGTAGGTGCGGCCGTAGTACGAG
Protein-coding regions in this window:
- a CDS encoding glycosyltransferase, which encodes MRLSADKRHPMLRPSHTPQNQASQTQAASSAQQLVCVLMPVYNERYRVRDAVAQVLAADWPAMFVRHLVIVDDGSTDGTRDILHELVATYPGQITLIEHDVNQGKGAAIRTAIRAAEGDFAVIQDADLEYDPHDCVDMLELLASGKADVVYGSRFASSPRRRVLYYWHSLGNRVLTTLCNMLADLNLTDMETCYKAFRLELLKSIPIRCARFGIEPELTMKVAKRDVTIYEVPVSYYGRTYAEGKKITAWDGVKAIATLLRFWIIDDLYTDEYGQAELHRLTTTHRYYRWMADALRPHVGQHVLEIGASLGSLMLRLLPREQYVAAEAESLPLRYLGNRFARHPHVEVRSLDPRVRDDFAACAGQFDTVIAVHHLEHMDDDRQALDNLRLTLADGGRALLVVPRGRWLFGSLDEVLGHRRRYEREELLALATATGFAVEKIVDFNRAGVPGWALNARLLKRQRFSRVQLKLYDSLVWLVRRIDRLLPWKGLSWIVVLRRQDATDAA